The nucleotide sequence ggccaggatgccattggccctcttagctgcctgggcacactgcaggctcatgctcattgctgaagaaattctttgctttATTAGGAATGGTGTTTCAGAGGAGAGTGAAGTGTCCCTTTTAAGTCAGTCAGCTGAAGGTCAATGAAAGGATAGTCAACACGGAGCAGCATACTCATCCTTCCCTGGTCACTACTTTCTCAGCATGCCAACAAGCAGGAAGTGAAGGTATGTCAAATCCTAACTTTGAAAACTCTCCTGATTCGATGTGCCCCACTATAAGCTTGCATGTATTGGATTGCAGCGGGTCTAGCCTGTGTGTTAGAGCTTCAAGAAGCTCACATGACACATGCAAGGGAGAGGAGCGAGACACATGCAATACAGCACTACAGAGACAATTCTGTGCTCACAAAGTGTATTTTCAAACTATTCCCCATCATTTTCTTCAAAAGAATCAGTTCCCACTTCTTCATAGTCTTTCTCCAGGGCAGCTAGGTCCTCTCGGGCCTCTGTGAATTCTCCCTCCTCCATACCTTCACCCACATACCAGTGAACAAAAGCTCTCTTGGCGTACATCAGATCAAACTTATGGTCGAGCCTTGCCCAAGCCTCTGCAATGGCTGTGGTGTTGCTCAGCATGCAGACTGCTCGCTGAACTGGGGCTAGGTCTCCACCAGGAACTACTGTAGGAGGCTGATAGTTGATCCCAACCTGGAAACAGGAATATGAGAGAAGGCTGTAACCAAGCAAGAGCAGACGGCAGTCAAAGAGGGGAATAAAATGTGAGTAAAGTTACAGATGCTGTGGTAAGGGCCTGGAGagaactgaaggagctgggactgtttagtttgcaagagtggaggctgaggggataccaaatcactctctgcaactacctgagaggagttgtggagaggttggtgctggtctcctctcacaggtaattaatggtagaacaagagggaatggcctcaagctgcggcagggcagggttagactggacattaggaagatttttttcccagcaagagtggtcaggcattggaatgtgctgcccagggcggtggtggagtcaccaaccccagatgtgtttaaaggtgggttggaagtggtgcttggggatatggttcaggggtgagtagggttctgggttgggcttgatgatcctgagggtcttttccaatctgaatgtttctgtgattctgtgattctataaagtGATGCCACTGTCAACACTACCAGACAGCAATGCCATAAAACCCAGTAACAAGCAGTATGACACAGGATGATTTTCATGTCTGTATTATTGTTCTGTTTAATTTACACTGGCAACTTTGTAGTTTTCTTAACAGCTGCTCAACACTGAACATACACTTTCACCAAGATACTCTATAGAAACTAATACAGAAAGCTGGTTCCCAGTTAGAAGTTTTTACTCTTAAGCCAGGTGTTTGTATGACAAATATTCTTCCACTATGAATGTGTGTATGATAGTTGAAATTGCATTTCCCAACCCAGCTATGTACCATCAGtaagaggatgagcagagggctggagcacctctgctatgaggacaggctgagagagttggggttgtttggagaagagaaggctgcaaaggagaccttcttgtggccttccagtatctgaagggggctacaagaaagctggggggggggctttttagggtgtcaggtagtgactgAACTAAGGGGAATAGATCCAagctagaagaggggagatttaaattagatgttagaaataaattcttccccatgagggtggtgagagcctggcacaggttgcccagggaggtggtggaagcctcatccttggagatttttaaggccaggctggatgtggttctgagcaacctgatgtagtgtgaggtgtccctccctatggcagggggactggaactggatgatccttgaagtcccttctaaccctgtcagttctgtgattctgtaatatttcTGTGTGAGGGACCTAACTGGCAGATTCCCTAATAACAGCATTTCCTTTATTCATTGTATCAGGTTtgatatttctttatttttattccctAGATGTTGCTTTAGAGGGAACACTCACTGGATTTTCCAAAATTCAGGTCAGAAATGAATATTTCTTTACATTTTAACTCATACACAGTTCAGATTCCCACATCCATAAGTATCTAAGAGCCTGTGTCCATGGGATGTCCAAAGAGGAAAGGGCACCTTTTATGCAAATGTCTCTTGTATGtcctctcttctcacaggtgggAAACACAAGAGCTAAAACTTTAAATACAAGTTTTCCACTAGCCTGAAATTGCCCTTTAAACATGAAAGTGAAGTTCATGGCAGCTGTACTCACCTTGAAGCCTGTGGGACACCAGTCAACAAACTGGATAGTTCTCTTGGTCTTGATGGCAGCAATTGCTACGTTGACATCTTTGGGAACCACATCACCACGGTAAAGCATGCAGCAGGCCATGTACTTCCCATGTCTGGGGTCACACTTGACCATCTGGTTGTTGGGCTCAAAGCAGGAGCTGGTGATCTCAGCCACTGAGAGCTGCTCGTGGTAGGCTCTCTCAGAGGAGATGATGGGGGCATAGGTCACCAAGGGGAAGTGGATGCGTGGGTAGGGCACCAGGTTGGTCTGGAACTCCGTCAGATCCACATTGAGGGCCCCGTCGAAGCGCAGCGAGGCGGTGATGGAGGACACGATCTGGCTGATGAGGCGGTTCAGGTTGGTGTAGGTGGGGCGCTCGATGTCCAGGTTGCGGCGGCAGATGTCGTAGATGGCCTCGTTGTCCACCATGAAGGCACAGTCCGAATGCTCCAGGGTGGTGTGTGTGGTCAGGATGGAATTGTAGGGCTCCACCACAGCAGTGGAGACCTGAGGGGCCGGGTAGATGGCAAATTCCAGTTTGGACTTCTTTCCATAATCTACAGAGAGGCGTTCCATCAGTAAGGAGGTAAAGCCAGAGCCAGTTCCCCCACCAAAGCTGTGGAAGATCAGGAATCCTTGCAGACCAGAGCAGGCATCAGTCTAGGAAAGTGAAAGTGAAAGAACAGGGGCTGAAGCAAAGAATGAAGACATCTACTACATTGTTTTGTTCTGAGCTGAAGGAGAGTGCAGTCTTCAGCAATATACAGCATAGATTTCCCATCAGGTTCTCTTGAGAAAGGCCTGGTGATAATCctgtcctttcctttcctcactGGTTCAACTTATGAC is from Dryobates pubescens isolate bDryPub1 chromosome 15, bDryPub1.pri, whole genome shotgun sequence and encodes:
- the TUBA8 gene encoding tubulin alpha-8 chain; this encodes MGTQMAVGERECISIHVGQAGVQIGNACWELFCLEHGIQPDGTFKDQEKLNCDDSFTTFFNETVTGKHVPRAVMVDLEPTVVDEVRAGAFRELFHPEQLITGKEDAANNYARGHYTIGKESIDLVLDRVRKLTDACSGLQGFLIFHSFGGGTGSGFTSLLMERLSVDYGKKSKLEFAIYPAPQVSTAVVEPYNSILTTHTTLEHSDCAFMVDNEAIYDICRRNLDIERPTYTNLNRLISQIVSSITASLRFDGALNVDLTEFQTNLVPYPRIHFPLVTYAPIISSERAYHEQLSVAEITSSCFEPNNQMVKCDPRHGKYMACCMLYRGDVVPKDVNVAIAAIKTKRTIQFVDWCPTGFKVGINYQPPTVVPGGDLAPVQRAVCMLSNTTAIAEAWARLDHKFDLMYAKRAFVHWYVGEGMEEGEFTEAREDLAALEKDYEEVGTDSFEENDGE